One genomic window of Ruminococcus gauvreauii includes the following:
- a CDS encoding IMP cyclohydrolase, producing the protein MQTISLEKELKGNAYPGRGIVIGRSKDGTKAVTAYFIMGRSENSRNRIFAEEGKGIRTQAFDPSKLTDPSLIIYAPVRVLDDKTIVTNGDQTDTVYEGMERGLTFEQSLRCREFEPDAPNYTPRISGVMYVKDGNYSYEMSILKSNNGCPDSCSRFTFSYENPAAGEGHFIHTYMCDGDPLPSFEGEPKTVEIQDDMDAFTDMLWNSLNEDNKVSLFVRYIDIAAGTYETKIMNKNQ; encoded by the coding sequence ATGCAGACGATATCTTTGGAGAAGGAATTAAAAGGAAATGCATATCCCGGCAGGGGAATTGTCATCGGAAGATCAAAAGACGGAACGAAAGCTGTCACGGCTTATTTTATCATGGGAAGAAGTGAAAACAGCAGGAACCGTATCTTTGCTGAAGAGGGAAAAGGGATCCGGACGCAGGCATTTGACCCGTCAAAACTGACTGATCCGAGTCTGATCATTTATGCACCGGTACGCGTGCTGGACGACAAGACGATCGTGACTAACGGAGATCAGACGGATACAGTCTATGAGGGAATGGAAAGGGGACTGACATTCGAACAGTCCTTAAGATGCAGGGAGTTTGAACCGGATGCGCCGAACTATACCCCTCGTATTTCCGGTGTGATGTATGTAAAAGACGGAAACTACAGCTATGAAATGTCGATCCTGAAAAGCAATAACGGATGTCCGGACAGCTGCAGCAGATTTACTTTTTCATATGAAAATCCGGCAGCCGGCGAAGGGCATTTTATTCACACTTACATGTGTGACGGTGATCCTCTCCCGAGTTTTGAAGGGGAGCCAAAGACTGTAGAGATCCAGGATGATATGGATGCGTTTACTGACATGCTCTGGAACAGCCTGAACGAGGACAACAAGGTATCGCTGTTTGTGCGCTATATTGATATCGCAGCGGGAACGTATGAAACGAAAATCATGAATAAGAATCAGTAG
- a CDS encoding phosphoribosylaminoimidazolecarboxamide formyltransferase, producing the protein MKELELKYGCNPNQKPSKIYMADGSELPITVLNGKPGYINFLDAFNGWQLVKELKEATGLPAATSFKHVSPAGAAVGLPLDDTMAAIYWVENKDELTPLACAYARARGADRMSSFGDFIALSDICDKETAGLIRHEVSDGVIAPGYTDEALSILKEKKKGNYNVIQIDTDYCPAPLEHKEVYGITFEQGRQELPIDDKLLSNIVTENKEIPEDALRDMKIALITLKYTQSNSVCYVKGGQAIGIGAGQQSRVHCTRLAGQKADNWLLRQSPNVLNLQFVETISRPERDNAIDVYIGDEYMDVLADGTWEKIFKVKPEVFTREEKRAWLDQMNGVTLGSDAFFPFADNIERAKKSGVKYVAQPGGSVRDDLVIECCNKYQMVMAFTGIRLFHH; encoded by the coding sequence ATGAAAGAATTAGAATTAAAATATGGATGTAACCCGAATCAGAAACCGTCTAAAATCTATATGGCAGATGGTTCCGAGCTTCCGATCACCGTGCTGAACGGCAAACCGGGATATATTAACTTTCTGGATGCGTTTAACGGATGGCAGCTGGTAAAAGAGCTGAAGGAAGCGACAGGACTTCCGGCGGCAACCTCCTTTAAACACGTATCACCGGCAGGTGCAGCGGTCGGTCTCCCGCTGGACGATACGATGGCGGCGATTTACTGGGTTGAAAACAAAGACGAGCTCACACCGCTTGCGTGTGCCTATGCGAGAGCCAGGGGTGCAGACAGAATGTCCTCATTCGGCGATTTTATCGCATTGTCTGATATCTGTGACAAAGAGACGGCGGGACTGATCCGTCATGAAGTCTCTGACGGTGTGATTGCACCCGGGTATACGGACGAGGCGCTGTCTATCCTGAAAGAAAAGAAAAAAGGAAATTACAATGTCATCCAGATCGATACAGATTACTGTCCGGCTCCGCTGGAACATAAAGAAGTGTACGGCATTACGTTTGAACAGGGACGTCAGGAACTTCCGATCGATGATAAACTTCTCTCCAACATTGTAACGGAAAACAAAGAGATACCGGAAGATGCACTGAGGGACATGAAGATTGCTCTGATTACGCTTAAGTATACACAGTCTAATTCCGTGTGTTACGTGAAAGGCGGACAGGCGATCGGGATCGGTGCGGGACAGCAGTCACGCGTGCACTGCACACGGCTTGCCGGCCAGAAGGCGGATAACTGGCTGCTTCGTCAGAGTCCGAATGTTTTGAATCTTCAGTTTGTAGAAACGATCAGCCGACCGGAACGCGACAATGCGATCGATGTCTATATTGGCGATGAATATATGGATGTGCTGGCGGACGGCACATGGGAGAAGATCTTCAAAGTAAAACCCGAGGTATTCACACGTGAAGAGAAGCGTGCATGGCTGGATCAGATGAACGGGGTAACACTCGGTTCAGATGCGTTCTTCCCGTTCGCAGATAATATTGAACGCGCGAAAAAGAGCGGGGTAAAATACGTGGCACAGCCGGGAGGCTCTGTGAGGGACGATCTGGTGATCGAGTGCTGCAACAAATATCAGATGGTGATGGCATTTACCGGAATCCGTTTATTCCACCACTAA